A genomic window from Streptococcus sanguinis includes:
- a CDS encoding GNAT family N-acetyltransferase, with protein sequence MKIRFYRSSDREALQSYHLTDLRFTNHPSQAVADLGNRYAILGFAEHQIVTFLILDAGEKKFTYGGQPDSLLLRSFSTDEDFRMRGYGSQTLKLLPDFIREHLPMYKSIILGVNERNQVASYLYRETGFSKQPQRILGPAGWQEVYELKI encoded by the coding sequence ATGAAAATCCGATTCTATCGAAGTTCAGACAGAGAAGCCTTGCAGTCTTACCATTTAACCGACTTGAGATTTACCAATCATCCGAGCCAGGCTGTCGCTGACTTGGGAAATCGTTATGCTATCTTGGGCTTTGCAGAACATCAAATCGTAACCTTTCTGATTTTGGATGCTGGAGAAAAGAAGTTTACTTATGGCGGTCAGCCAGATAGCCTGCTCCTTCGTAGCTTTTCAACGGATGAAGACTTTCGGATGCGAGGATACGGTAGTCAGACGCTGAAGCTCTTGCCTGATTTCATAAGAGAACATCTGCCTATGTATAAAAGTATTATCCTAGGTGTCAATGAGAGAAATCAAGTCGCCTCCTATCTCTACCGAGAAACCGGTTTTAGCAAACAGCCCCAGCGGATATTAGGACCAGCCGGTTGGCAGGAAGTGTATGAATTAAAAATATAA
- a CDS encoding aldo/keto reductase, with the protein MREYLLNNGVGIPVLGFGTWKAQDGEEAYQATLAALKAGYRHIDTAAIYKNEESVGRAIKDSGIPREELFITTKLWNDIHTYEEAQEAFAASMERLGLDYLDLYLIHWPNPKPLRENDAWKKRNAEVWRAMEDLYNFGKIRSIGVSNFLPHHLESLLETARMTPAVNQIRLAPGVYQTEAVNFCREHEILLEAWGPFGQGELFQNPAVQAVADKYGKTIAQVALAWSLQEGFLPLPKSVTPSRIASNLDCFDIELDTADLEVLKNISGLAGSAPNPDEMDF; encoded by the coding sequence ATGAGAGAATATCTTTTGAACAATGGTGTTGGCATTCCGGTACTGGGCTTCGGTACTTGGAAGGCTCAGGATGGCGAAGAAGCTTATCAGGCAACATTAGCCGCTCTCAAGGCAGGCTATCGTCACATTGATACGGCAGCCATCTATAAGAACGAAGAGAGTGTCGGACGGGCGATCAAGGATAGCGGCATTCCGCGGGAGGAGCTCTTTATCACGACTAAGCTTTGGAATGACATTCATACTTATGAGGAGGCTCAAGAGGCCTTTGCTGCCTCAATGGAGCGGTTGGGACTGGATTATCTAGACCTCTATCTCATTCACTGGCCGAATCCCAAACCCCTGAGGGAAAACGATGCTTGGAAAAAGCGCAATGCCGAAGTCTGGCGGGCTATGGAAGACCTCTATAATTTCGGAAAGATTCGATCGATTGGCGTCAGCAATTTCCTGCCTCATCACTTAGAATCCTTGCTTGAGACAGCTCGCATGACTCCTGCTGTCAATCAAATCCGCCTGGCTCCAGGTGTCTATCAGACAGAGGCGGTGAACTTCTGCCGTGAGCATGAGATTTTACTGGAAGCTTGGGGACCATTTGGCCAAGGTGAGCTCTTCCAAAATCCAGCCGTGCAGGCTGTGGCAGACAAGTATGGCAAGACCATTGCCCAAGTCGCTTTAGCTTGGAGCTTGCAGGAAGGCTTCCTGCCCCTGCCTAAGTCGGTCACTCCGAGCCGGATTGCCAGCAATCTAGACTGCTTTGACATCGAGCTAGATACAGCAGACTTAGAAGTCCTCAAAAATATCAGTGGCCTGGCGGGTAGCGCACCAAATCCTGATGAAATGGATTTTTAG